TTTCTGAAAATGTTATTATAAACAGATATCCACGATTTGGAAAATGTTGACATTAGGTATCTACAAAACAAGGAAAACAAGAATTTTGCTGCCAGAATGAGTAATTTAACTCTGAAACTTGCAATTAGTTATTTGATGATCACTAGGCTTTTTCGACAACTATTCCTAATTAGGACATACGAACATTTTTCCCATATTCAACTGCTTTTCATCTcgtattttaaaatgtttctcaTATTTATCATAGACTTCTATCTTCACCATCTGACAGGTCTATTCGTTAGTCTTTAAGTGGAATAATATGGAGGACTCAAGATATGTTTACAAAAGCAGATGGAGTGAAAAGAAAGGGCAACAATTTTTCTACGTATGGTTTCCAAAAATCAATAGAATTTCTGTCATAATTttagtgtaaaatgtaaaaataaagaagGTAGTTATTTAATGCTGTTCACCGACAGCAACCAACCAAAGTGCTAAATGTAACCACGTATCcattgtgtgaaaaattaaaatattaaagacaTAGACAACAAATATGCTGTAATGAATATTAAACTCAGAAAAAGTCTTACCgtcttattcttattttattttaaacaaagagCACCAAAAACTACAAACATTAATTAATCGATGCATTACTTTCACAACATACACAGGTGGCAAGTCAAAACCAGCCTAATGCATTTTAGACTCTATTCAGTCCCCACCCCACTGTAAACGTGCATCTATAGACACACTCTAATatgcaatcacagacatacaataACATACCTATGTGATACACAGGGaatgtatacatacacaaactaacaTAGAATGATAGACACATTACAAAGCATTCACATGAACAAAATAACACTCAGACATAGACTTATATTGACACTCAGCCACAAACACTCAGCCACAAACACTGATACTCAAAAACaaagacacacattaacatacattcacagagtCATACCAATATACTTTCACCAACACACATACCATAATAAATGTACCTCCCTCTGGCTGCACTTCTTGGCATCTAGTGCTGCATGGCTCCTGCACAAAATATGTGGTTTCAACACAACCCTAGCTAGAGGCCCAGAGTTGCATCCCCAACCCAAAGGGTGACTATTCATATCAAAAATACTCACCCTCCTATGTCTTTTTCAATCTAGTCACCCATCTTTGATTAAAAGCAGAGATGCAGGAACTGCTATCCAGTGTGCATCACCCAACGCTTCCACTCCTGCAAGTCTGCAGGATATCCACTTCCTGTCCATCCTCACACATAGACACTGGAGGTGCTGAGACAGCACGGTGTTTTCCACCCTCTATAACTATTCCTACAGCTCTGCTATCAAAGACATgaggctgactggactacagaggacactggccaagACTCCTGGTAATTATGTCTTCCCATCAGCACACTTGAACTCAACAGAGGCACATTGTAAGTGCTGAAAACAAGCACCCCCTACAGGGCATGCACATGCTTGGCACAACCTATTCTAATCAAGAACTGGAAGTATTGTATAGTAAAAAAATCTCAGTCAGTATGAAAGATGTAAGTTTTCTTTTATGTTTGTAATAAAACACTAACTATAAAAAGCTTAGTATATTGTAGAACTATTAACCCCATTTAGCCAGTTTGCCTTCTTATATATGACTACTACGTTTTTTGGAGATACAAATATAACATTACCTCTTCTCTTGACTGTCTGGGATTTGCTCCATAAAATTGATATCATGTACGTTAATAAAGATTTGAGGTGAAATTGATTGATACTACTCCATTTTTATAGATAATGTTTCTATGGTATTTTACTGTTACACATATTTCCATAGGTGAGTGGTGTAGAGTGGGCTGAATTACGGCATTGTGACTGCAGATGATGTTCCGCAGAGTTATGATACATAAATTCCAGTCCAGACTTTACAGACATCTCTTCTCTGGTGAAGATCTGCCAGGACCTtcccttcaatgtaaacattcaaTGTAAACCCTTCAATGGAACAATTAGACCAAAGAACTGATGGAATTTAGATGGACCACTTATTGAGGACTTCTACATTGCTGTTAAGAAAGCTGTTTGATGATGTAACGCATTCTGTAGGAGAAGCTACATAGATGTTGTAAGTGTCCGCTTATTACTTTAAATCTTTGTTCTGCATTGACTGCTTCAGGCAAAACCTTTCTGCCTTCCTCTTGTTTCCCCGTGGAATGTTTGATCATCAGACCCCTCTTTCCTCTAGTTCTGGCAGGAAAAAGCTCTCCGTGACTCAGCATTCAGATGTAAAGCAAGCTAGCAGCACCTCGTGGGAAGGCGATTGTTATCAAGGTTTTTCTAAAGTTTAAAGTTGCACCCCTTGGCAAGCAGAGCAAGTTTTCACAGTGCTTATGGTTTCACTGTGCTCAAGGTGTTTAAAAATATTGACATTGATGGTGTTCAGAACATTCCTTCACATTTCTGATGCATAGAATAAATGAATGCATCCGTCAGAAGCTCTCCCCTCTTCTCCGATGCCAAAGGGGCCGCTACAGATGTACTGTGTTATACttgtatgtaatatttaattTTGTCAATACATTGGTAATAGTTTTGTATTCCATGGGGATCTTCTTTCCGGCTTGGTCCTAAAAGGGGCAGTTCCACCATTTATTGGCACATTGTTAGCTACACCTGGAGCCATGTTTAAGTTGCTTTTTACTGACCTCCTTACCTTCAGTTTTGTCAATGCTACACCATTTGTgctgctattttattttatattttcggTACCACTTCACCGAGCACCTTCGAAGTAAGTATTGTGTCCCcctaaagagacacacacactctgtagacTTGAGCGATCTTACCTTTGGCTACACCCAATCCGAGTGTACCATTTTATCCGTATCACAGCACATTTGGTATCATATTCTAGTTTTACACTATGTATTGtattgcttttttctttttgaatggATTATACCTGCACACCcttaatgtgttgttttcattattaaCTGTATCTTTAGATTTCCACCTGCTTACCAACACTGATTTCAATATCTTGTCACTTAGTAAAataatgcattatttattttatgttactgATCCATTAAAAGTCTTTTAAATGATTTGTAACAATTACATGTGTAAATATCAGACAAATATCTGCGTGATGCTCAGTAAATATGTATTCGATCACAGAGTTAAACAATAAGAGCTGGATACGCACTGCTGATGCTTCAGGCAGTCCTGCATTCTCCTGCTCACAGTACTGTAATATGTGTTACTGGAGGAGATAGTTGCCCGAGGAGCAGGTGTTCCTACATGGACTGGTGCAAGTGGCCTGAAGACATGAATTGACTATATTTCTCTCTAACCCTAAATGTATAAGTAAAAGGAATAAGGCTGTAATTGTATGGTGTTGCAAATATGGCTGTAGGGCAGAAGATTTAGATAAAAGTGGGGCATGCAGTACAAGGACATGTATGGTAGATGTTGAACTATGGAGATGAAAATCTGCTTGTGGAAATGTCTGGGTTTGGAATGGCAAAGGTATGGTTTAGAGACAGTAAGGGAGAATTTTACTAGGATATATGTATAGGAATATATACTAGGAGAATATTTCTCAAAATGTAAAATGGCGGTGCTGTGGGTTGTAAATGGAATTTGAAATGAAAGTATCTGAAAGTCATTGGGTGGGTAGTCTAGACATATGGGGCAACCTGGGCAATAAGGTACAGATTTTCTGCTTGTATGTAACTTTAGAAATATAGATTTTAAGACCTGACCAATCCTTTGGTGTAGGAGTGACAATAAAAGTAACTGATCAGATTAATCCCTcagttgtttaaagggacactccaggcacccagaccacttctgctcattggagtggcctgggtgctaactcccactactcttaaccctgcaagtgtaattattgcagtttttcataaactgcaataattaccttgcagggttaactccacctctagtggctgtctactagacagccactagaggtcacttcctggtccatagcacaggaaacctgtgctagagcgtcgctttcctatggggagacgtaatgcgcatgcgctgcattgccgcacatgcgcattaggtctcctcggccggtgggcgagatcagtctcgccaaccggcCGACGCCATGCACAAGAGGAGCgtcgcagaggaggagacagcgacgagggaaatcgccgctgcctcaggtaagtgacggaaggggttttcaacccttcagtaaccggggactggggggtgggagggagagggaccctccagtgccaggaaaatggatagttttcctggcactggagtttccctttaagtaagatCACCCGTGAATCAAGACACATGCAAACGTTTCTTTTCTAAGAGTAGGGTAGATGTATTCAGCCATTCCCTATCCAGccctatatattttcttttgaggTGACAAGATACATACGTTTTTCTATATGGATCTACCGCTTTGTGTCTCCGATTGCCACTTTCCTTTTCCTCTTCCTTTAGGTGTAATCTTCTAGACACCGAATCATCACTATTTCTACGTATACACATTCTTCTGCCAATAGTTATCTACTACAATCTTGTTATCACGGAAAAGATGGCACTTTGCATACCTATCTACACTGGTTGCCCAACGACAGTATGGCAAGCTGGTATGTAACAGGACCTAGACGGACTGAgcattattttgtaataaaaaaaaaataaactccaaatcattatataaaaaacataatttattattggACAATCTTACAGTGTTCAAACATTACATTAGGGAACACATTTTAGAGAACAATTAGAAAAAGTCACATGTTCATTTGTCTGCAGTATAAGGAAGATCTCCACATACGTGTTTTTAACAAACAATCTCAAACATGGATTTGTGCTTACACTGACATACGGTAGATTTTGATGTCAGGTCCATTAAGTCTGTTTCTGTATCCTATCCTTTTAAAACATCATAAAATTGAAATTGTCAGGATagattaatgtacagtatactcCAGACCTTAAATCCTTTTTCATTTGCGACCTTAAAACCATACCCCCTTATTCTGACTCTGATCTGAATCTGAATCTGTCAATCACTTTGTTATTTATACATCCACCTCTTAAAATACACATGCAGTTCAGTATGTCTTACCTGATAAGTTATAACTAGAGCTTATGAACCATTTTCTTAGAACATAATACAATCACACCGAAAGAACGATTGCTGTCATTCTTAATGAACATCACATTTTGTTTTAGAAACACAAACAAATCCTACTTTTATTCTAACACAAATACCCATCAGCTTACAAATGCtgcttaaatttaaaaatattacacatccaaacccgctataaaatagaaaaatacagaAGTTTTCTTTAACCATTGGGATCCAAAAGTGCACAAGTTttgtatttttctctctctctctctttttttttaagaattaagAAAAAATAGGATTAAAATGATTATCCAAGCGAAAAATACATCACTGCTATAAAAGACATCTGATAAAATGTATCCAAATAATAGGGCAAGACATCTGTATCCTGAAATAGCAATTCTCAAAGGCTTTgcctaaaaatgtgcaaaaaacatCAACTACAATCAACTCATCCTTTCTTTAAGGAAACTACAATTCTATTACATACCAAATTAATGTTGAAAAGGTGCAACACATTCTTATTACCTTCAATGTGAAGGATCTGAATTTTGTGACTCCTGTAGTTATGTCATAAACAATTGTGGACACAAACTGTCACTAATTATTTGAAAAGATGTATCAATTGCAAAGGGACCAACATTATTTTGTGATCCTGAGTTTTAAACCCTCTTTGTGTATTTAATACTGattgtttttcattattttctgtTCCCAAACATCAGATAATTGGggcagttaaaatatatattgagtGCAAGAGAgtcgtatgaaaaaaaaaaaaaaccattgcaGAAGTGCCAATGTAGTGTGAATATACAATTTGGCTTTGCATCATTTCTGTATGGCACACGCGGACACAAATTGTTCTGCTAGAAAATATTTCGGTTAGACAGCCTCCAACCTTGCACATCATGTTTGGCAACATTGTATAAAAGGCACTTAACATAACATCATAGAGTTTATGCTGCTATAGGCTACTATATGGCTATTAAACAGCTGTGCATGAATACCCGAGTACTTTGTATACCTTTCTGACACTCAAATGTCTTTTAATCAATCCTTCATCTAAGGAGGGGAATATAATTTGTTAAATGTTGCAAAACACCTATGGCTCTCTATGATAAAAGGTGGTTGGGGGTCCCTGGTTTATAGttaattatttcatttttcaaattTCAAGGACTATTCAAATAGTGTAAATGGTTACAATTACATAAGTCACTTGCAAAAAACAtctttggattttaaaagaccggCTCCTAAAATCTTTTTGTAAGGGTTATTATAgctatcatttttaattttcaaattaaTAGCAAATATTTCTCCCAGTAATGTTTATGCACAGTAATGTTTAGTGCAATGAACGAGTTTAACGAGTTAATGTTGTACATATTGTCTCTAAGAACCTTAATATGTACTTCATAAAAGCTTGCTGTGCTTGAGTATGTTCACAGTGGCACGACGACAATAACACAGCTTGGAGCAGATTTACATGCAATTAGCTTGTTGCATATTTTAGCTCTTACAGGCACAGTGTGCCCTTAATAAGTAAAATCGTTAGCCAATGACTGGTTATTTTTACCAATAGGGTGATGTGTTTATAATTTTACCCCAGCTCTGCCATTCAGCAAAAAGACCAGCTGATGTCCTAGGACTTCCAAACTGATCAAAGTCAttcttttgttttatcttttgggATTTGTATGAGGTTATGTCTGTTTTAGTTGGTGTCAGAGTTTGCACACCATCAGATTTCCATTCTGCATGAATTACAGAGTAATTTTGTCCTTCGTTGTTGTCCCAGAAGACTCGGCCATCACTTTCATAtgacagacaaaactccattTTTTCATGGCTGGGAATGTTCGGAGGGATATCGATAACAAATGAAAATGTATCGTTGTCTGTGCTTGCGTAGACGTTGTTCATGTACGAACAGATTACATCTTTGTAGGTTTTCCAGGTATCAAAGGTTATTCTGACCTTCACGGTTTTTTCATAGCTCAGATTTTTTACCTTAATGGTCCCAGCTATGGACCTTTCTTGAAGACTACAGTTTTCCAGGCAGATTAAATTTTTCTGGATACGGCTGCGGAACTGTAGATAATCGGAGGAGGGCTCTGTGAATCCCAAGATCAAGTTCTTTTCTTCATGTAACTTTAAACTGGCTGTGATATCCTCCAAATTTATCAGATTAAACTGAAGTTCGGCAGCTGGTTCTTCCTTAAAATCTGAAAACACATGCACTGAGGTCAGGGAAAGCCCTTTAGAGTCTGCAAAGATGACCTTCTTTTTATTTCGGGTTTTGGACCGATTCCACTCACTGCTTCTTGAATCTGATTCTTTCTTTAATGAGAGGCATGGTCGAAGTGGCTTAAATCGATTGACAAAGTTCCTTGCCTTGCAGTCTTCGTAAGGGCTAAGAATTTTCTTCAGTGGAGGAGAATGTGCTAAGCATATTCTAACCGCAACATCAACAGGCATAATCGATCGTGGAAGAGAACGGGGTTCCAGAATCTGGAtcatcctggaaaaaaaaaaaaagaaaaaagaatgccATAGTTAAAATAAATGAAGAGGAGTAAGGTTTAACATTCCTTCtcattgtttaataaataaaagcaTTTGCTGGCATTGCACTGGTCATCCACTAACCTAATGAGTCTGGGCAGATAACATCTCTGTAACCTTCGTTTTAACTCTTTCTGTGCTGGTTTGCCTAGAAAAGGCTATATTATGCTACCTTTAACACTTTGAGTGCCATAGGCCTACCAATGGTATTGCAAAGTGACATGTGCACATCGCAAGCACACAAATAACAACATAAGTCCCATGAAATACACAAAGAGGTTAATAGAATGCTTGCTGTGCAACTTTCACTAACTATGCTTTATAGATTTTTAATGATAGAGATCTAAGCAACAGCTCAAATTTAATGTGCTGTAGCTCATTGTCCATGGGAGGGACACAAAACCAAACAATAAATGCTTTATacagtaaatacataaaatatttattacGCTAGTGTCTCCAAAATATTGTTTCCCTAGAAGCAAAACTGAACAAATGGAAATGGAAATGTTGAATACAAGGGATACTTTATATTGCTTGTTTACATAATGTTTAGCAAGCCACCTTTAGCTAGCCAATAATAGAAAATCATTATTTTATTCTCTAATCAGTCTGCTAGAGAGGTGACAAAGAACTAGCAAAAAACCCaagatgaatattttttttttctcagtattGGGATATTGAATTATATGTTGGTGTTTGCAAACAACTACAACTCCTATAAATGTA
The DNA window shown above is from Pelobates fuscus isolate aPelFus1 chromosome 10, aPelFus1.pri, whole genome shotgun sequence and carries:
- the PPP1R3C gene encoding protein phosphatase 1 regulatory subunit 3C; the encoded protein is MIQILEPRSLPRSIMPVDVAVRICLAHSPPLKKILSPYEDCKARNFVNRFKPLRPCLSLKKESDSRSSEWNRSKTRNKKKVIFADSKGLSLTSVHVFSDFKEEPAAELQFNLINLEDITASLKLHEEKNLILGFTEPSSDYLQFRSRIQKNLICLENCSLQERSIAGTIKVKNLSYEKTVKVRITFDTWKTYKDVICSYMNNVYASTDNDTFSFVIDIPPNIPSHEKMEFCLSYESDGRVFWDNNEGQNYSVIHAEWKSDGVQTLTPTKTDITSYKSQKIKQKNDFDQFGSPRTSAGLFAEWQSWGKIINTSPYW